In one window of Bizionia sp. M204 DNA:
- the cls gene encoding cardiolipin synthase: MLDFLKDNIWILAIILNYVLAISAAITILFKNINPTKTLSFIMVLVVFPFLGLIVYYFFGQEYRKNKIFNRKNVLNEQIIQNLGRDFELSESQLHNLDDYLDEKIKLVYLLNNNKNTPVTLHNELQIIKNAKKKFELLFEDLKSAKHHIHLEYYILKDDNIGTKLIDILCDKAKEGIKVRLTFDDVGSKMSWRTKRKMRQSGIEFYAFMPVLFPNFTGKMNYRNHRKIAIIDGKIGYVGGVNISDSYVNYKDGDSYWRDTHLRIVGEALKPLQVHFLMTWDFVSNSSCKISSELFPHVQIESTKAVQIAASGPDTDWANIMEAMFVAINTAEDYVYITTPYFIPNDEIVTALQVAAKIGLDVRLLIPKTSDSWTAKHATNSHIERLLEAKVKVYRYTKGFIHAKTMVVDDLFSTIGTANLDYRSFNINFEINALIYNEETSVELKTIFLEDLEDSEELILEKWQQRSKFCKLKESYCRLWSPLL, encoded by the coding sequence GTTTTGGTGGTTTTTCCATTTTTAGGACTGATAGTTTATTACTTTTTTGGGCAAGAATACCGAAAGAATAAAATTTTCAATCGAAAAAATGTTCTCAACGAACAAATTATTCAGAATCTGGGGAGAGATTTTGAGTTAAGTGAAAGCCAACTTCATAATTTGGATGATTATTTAGACGAAAAAATTAAACTCGTTTACCTCCTTAACAACAATAAAAACACGCCTGTAACATTACATAATGAACTTCAAATAATTAAAAATGCGAAGAAGAAATTTGAGTTATTATTTGAAGATCTAAAAAGTGCCAAACATCATATTCATTTAGAATACTACATTTTAAAAGACGATAATATTGGAACAAAACTTATTGATATTCTTTGTGATAAAGCGAAGGAAGGTATTAAAGTCCGCTTAACTTTTGATGATGTGGGAAGTAAAATGTCATGGCGAACTAAAAGAAAAATGCGCCAAAGTGGTATAGAATTTTATGCGTTTATGCCTGTTTTGTTTCCCAATTTCACGGGTAAAATGAACTATAGAAACCATCGGAAAATTGCTATTATTGATGGAAAAATAGGCTATGTGGGCGGTGTAAATATATCGGACAGCTATGTGAATTATAAAGATGGCGATTCCTATTGGCGCGATACCCATTTACGAATAGTAGGCGAAGCCTTAAAACCACTTCAAGTACATTTTTTAATGACCTGGGACTTTGTATCTAATTCTAGTTGTAAAATTTCTTCAGAGTTATTCCCTCATGTTCAAATTGAATCCACCAAGGCCGTTCAAATTGCAGCAAGTGGACCCGATACAGATTGGGCAAATATTATGGAAGCTATGTTTGTAGCCATTAATACGGCTGAAGATTATGTATATATCACCACACCTTATTTTATTCCCAATGATGAAATTGTTACTGCTTTGCAGGTGGCAGCAAAGATTGGTTTGGATGTGCGATTACTTATTCCAAAAACGTCCGATTCTTGGACAGCTAAACATGCCACCAACTCACATATTGAGCGCTTGTTAGAAGCAAAAGTAAAAGTGTACCGCTACACTAAAGGCTTTATTCATGCAAAAACAATGGTAGTAGATGATTTGTTTTCTACGATTGGAACGGCAAATTTAGATTACAGGAGTTTTAATATTAATTTTGAAATTAACGCCCTTATCTATAATGAAGAAACAAGTGTTGAACTTAAAACTATTTTTTTAGAAGACCTTGAAGATAGTGAAGAACTTATTTTAGAAAAATGGCAACAGCGTTCCAAGTTTTGTAAACTAAAAGAATCCTATTGCCGACTATGGTCTCCGTTACTATAA